A single genomic interval of Microbacterium sp. LWO14-1.2 harbors:
- a CDS encoding AAA family ATPase: MTLGDLHDSASGVQVAHAAEAERTRLRAEAADLGGASPLVTFRDTVESGIDISKAHPGSLPQFITGKSTLLSNLFRDEVGLRTARLAAERITAKNTELRTVRGIEAVHLAVGVAGWRIGGADFAAPVLLRPLAIRRHHSDFELKLQGSFEVNPELIRIAREHFGISIDAAALAALAYDGGIFKPQPVIDSLRSITRSIDTFSVTPRLVVSTFADVGGAMSRDAVNLDHLVLNALGGHVGDREQVSARRPAPHHTGPDDRAPASDNLLLDADAEQEAVLARIAAGQSLTVATLPGTGGTQTVINALGELVRNDKRVLVVSARRSTLDGVRHRLSGIGLDSLAISPASVRRDLVRAIGRNEKATAPKVSDVDDALVRLRTVLRDYRRALTAPAVGTDASVLDATRHLTRLASLPHPPSTTARLSPETLRRLAGDRSAAASALAQAARLGEFRFGPDDSPWYGVTFTSTEAARAAHELAGRLHADSVPALLERGYALIAQTHMRPFATIDELGEYLRLLQGIRDTLDRFSPTVFERPLGELIQAHGSRRDSPGMSSANRRRLRRLAKEYVRPGVHITEMHEALLRIQTQRTQWQRCVDAGVAPEIPLGLADVYSSWQRVAAELSELDAALGRREPLASLPVARLVRMLAGLAAKSDVFDNLVERAQLRDRLADLGLEPLLAELSVRHVSEARVGDELEFAWWQSLLERALQDDRSLLGANTAVVDRLERDFRLVDEAHAAMAGPLLAWQLANQWKIAIVDEPQQSQHLRSALKQASSTTAEIVSSAPTLVDVLAPVWISSPYLVPEIPDSVEFDTVLLVDAAAINLAEAAPAIRRARQVVAFGDPVTQRPTPFHVAVDPDATWEAEVPFDAVSVFERLSELLPVMTLTRSYRAGGEDLAELINDAFYGGEIVSLPWAGSYLGRGSLTVDYVEGGTGAPDPISGAVESPDAEVARVVTLVVEHAVHRPEESLMVVTASRRHAERVRAAVTSAFAGRSDVADFVGRDTAEPFAVLTLEESVAESRDRVILSLGFGLTKHGRVLSDFGDLSTPDGERLLTVGMTRARRSMVIVSSIRPSAFDDGRLEYGAATLMSILGGLASRGRDARLEDLADPLTLALARELRRLGAAVDVDYRGLLPLVAQHGGKAVVIECDPETRGESLRETLRLRPHVLRRLGWHYVRVHAFDLYSDPVTAATRIAGVLGISPSAPRAEDDTQPIDIVDPRNG; encoded by the coding sequence GTGACCCTCGGCGACCTGCACGACTCGGCATCCGGAGTGCAGGTCGCACATGCCGCCGAGGCCGAGCGCACCCGTCTGCGCGCCGAGGCCGCCGATCTCGGCGGCGCATCGCCGCTCGTGACCTTCCGCGACACGGTCGAATCGGGCATCGACATCTCCAAAGCCCATCCCGGCAGCCTGCCGCAGTTCATCACCGGCAAATCCACGCTGCTCTCGAACCTGTTCCGCGACGAGGTCGGCCTCCGCACCGCACGACTCGCCGCCGAGCGGATCACCGCCAAGAACACCGAACTGCGCACCGTGCGCGGCATCGAGGCCGTGCACCTCGCCGTCGGCGTGGCCGGTTGGCGGATCGGAGGAGCGGACTTCGCCGCCCCTGTCCTCCTGCGTCCGCTCGCGATCCGCCGGCACCACTCCGACTTCGAGCTCAAGCTGCAGGGGTCGTTCGAGGTCAACCCCGAGCTCATCCGTATCGCCCGCGAGCACTTCGGGATCTCCATCGATGCCGCGGCGCTCGCCGCCCTCGCCTACGACGGCGGGATCTTCAAGCCTCAGCCCGTGATCGACAGCCTGCGGAGCATCACCCGCTCGATCGACACCTTCTCCGTCACGCCACGGCTCGTCGTCTCGACGTTCGCCGACGTCGGCGGGGCCATGTCCCGCGACGCCGTGAACCTCGATCACCTCGTGCTCAACGCGCTCGGCGGCCACGTCGGCGATCGCGAGCAGGTCTCCGCGCGCCGACCCGCGCCGCATCACACGGGTCCCGACGACCGCGCGCCCGCCTCCGACAACCTGCTCCTCGACGCGGATGCCGAGCAGGAGGCCGTGCTGGCCCGGATCGCCGCCGGACAGTCGCTGACGGTGGCCACGCTGCCTGGCACCGGCGGCACGCAGACCGTCATCAACGCGCTCGGAGAACTCGTGCGCAACGACAAGCGCGTGCTCGTCGTGTCGGCCCGTCGGTCGACGCTCGACGGGGTGCGGCATCGTCTCTCCGGCATCGGCCTCGACAGCCTGGCGATCTCGCCGGCGAGCGTGCGACGGGACCTCGTCCGAGCGATCGGCAGGAATGAGAAGGCCACGGCGCCCAAGGTCAGCGACGTCGACGATGCGCTCGTGCGGCTCCGCACCGTGCTGCGCGACTACCGCCGCGCTCTCACCGCCCCGGCCGTCGGCACCGACGCCTCGGTCCTCGACGCGACCCGCCACCTGACCAGGCTGGCGTCGCTCCCGCATCCGCCGTCCACCACGGCTCGGCTCAGCCCCGAGACCCTGCGTCGCCTCGCCGGAGATCGATCGGCTGCGGCTTCCGCGCTCGCCCAGGCGGCACGCCTCGGCGAGTTCCGGTTCGGCCCCGACGACTCGCCCTGGTACGGCGTCACCTTCACGAGCACCGAGGCCGCACGGGCGGCCCACGAGCTGGCGGGGCGTCTGCACGCCGACAGCGTGCCCGCGCTCCTCGAGCGGGGCTACGCGCTGATCGCGCAGACGCACATGCGTCCGTTCGCGACCATCGACGAACTGGGGGAGTACCTGCGTCTCCTGCAGGGCATCCGCGACACCCTCGACCGGTTCAGCCCGACCGTCTTCGAGCGCCCGCTCGGCGAATTGATCCAGGCTCACGGGTCGCGGCGGGATTCGCCGGGGATGTCGAGCGCGAACCGCCGCCGTCTCCGCCGTCTCGCCAAGGAGTACGTGCGCCCGGGTGTGCACATCACCGAGATGCACGAGGCGCTGCTGCGCATCCAGACCCAGCGAACCCAGTGGCAGCGGTGCGTCGATGCGGGCGTCGCTCCGGAGATCCCGCTCGGTCTCGCCGACGTGTACTCGTCGTGGCAGCGGGTCGCCGCAGAGCTCTCCGAGCTCGATGCGGCGCTCGGCCGTCGCGAGCCGCTCGCGTCGCTCCCGGTCGCCCGACTCGTGCGCATGCTCGCGGGCCTCGCCGCGAAGTCCGATGTGTTCGACAACCTCGTCGAGCGCGCGCAGCTGCGCGATCGTCTCGCCGACCTCGGACTGGAGCCCCTTCTCGCCGAGCTCTCGGTGCGGCACGTGTCCGAAGCCCGCGTCGGTGATGAGCTGGAGTTCGCGTGGTGGCAGTCGCTCCTCGAGCGGGCGCTGCAGGACGACCGATCGCTGCTCGGCGCGAACACCGCCGTCGTCGACCGTCTCGAGCGCGACTTCCGCCTCGTGGACGAGGCCCACGCCGCGATGGCCGGTCCGCTCCTCGCATGGCAGCTCGCGAACCAGTGGAAGATCGCCATCGTCGACGAGCCGCAGCAGTCGCAGCACCTGCGCAGCGCGCTCAAGCAGGCGAGCTCGACCACGGCCGAGATCGTGAGCTCGGCGCCGACGCTCGTCGACGTGCTCGCGCCCGTGTGGATCTCCTCGCCCTACCTGGTGCCCGAGATCCCGGACTCCGTCGAGTTCGACACCGTGCTGCTCGTGGATGCCGCCGCGATCAACCTCGCGGAGGCCGCTCCCGCCATCCGTCGGGCCCGCCAGGTCGTGGCCTTCGGCGACCCGGTGACGCAGCGCCCCACTCCGTTCCACGTCGCGGTCGACCCTGACGCGACGTGGGAGGCCGAAGTGCCGTTCGACGCCGTCTCGGTGTTCGAGCGCCTGTCGGAGCTGCTCCCGGTGATGACGCTGACCCGCAGCTACCGTGCGGGCGGCGAGGACCTCGCCGAGCTGATCAACGACGCCTTCTACGGCGGCGAGATCGTGTCGCTGCCCTGGGCCGGGTCGTACCTCGGACGCGGCAGCCTGACGGTCGACTACGTCGAGGGGGGAACCGGCGCACCGGATCCGATCTCGGGCGCGGTCGAAAGTCCCGACGCCGAGGTCGCCCGCGTGGTCACCCTGGTCGTGGAGCATGCCGTGCACCGCCCGGAGGAATCGCTCATGGTCGTCACGGCCAGCCGGCGTCACGCCGAGCGCGTGCGTGCCGCCGTGACCTCGGCCTTCGCCGGGCGCTCCGACGTCGCGGACTTCGTCGGTCGCGACACCGCGGAGCCGTTCGCCGTGCTCACGCTCGAGGAGTCCGTGGCGGAGAGTCGCGACCGGGTCATCCTGTCGCTCGGCTTCGGCCTCACCAAGCACGGCCGGGTCCTCAGCGACTTCGGCGACCTGTCGACGCCCGACGGCGAGCGGCTGCTGACGGTGGGGATGACCCGCGCCCGGCGGTCCATGGTGATCGTGTCGTCGATCCGTCCGTCGGCGTTCGACGACGGGCGCCTGGAGTACGGCGCGGCGACGCTCATGTCGATCCTCGGGGGCCTCGCCTCGCGCGGACGCGACGCCCGTCTGGAGGACCTCGCTGATCCGCTGACCCTCGCGCTCGCTCGCGAGCTCCGCCGTCTCGGCGCAGCGGTCGACGTGGACTACCGCGGACTCCTGCCCCTCGTCGCCCAGCACGGCGGTAAGGCCGTCGTCATCGAGTGCGACCCCGAGACCCGAGGCGAGTCGCTGCGGGAGACCCTGCGGCTCCGGCCCCATGTCCTGCGCCGGCTGGGCTGGCACTACGTGCGCGTGCACGCCTTCGACCTCTACAGCGACCCGGTCACCGCAGCGACCCGCATCGCCGGAGTCCTCGGCATCTCGCCGTCTGCTCCGCGCGCGGAGGACGACACGCAGCCGATCGACATCGTCGACCCGCGCAATGGCTGA
- the mscL gene encoding large conductance mechanosensitive channel protein MscL → MLKGFKDFLLRGNVIDLAVAVVIGTAFTAIVTAVVNSLINPLVALFFEADAAGEFGPTVTNIYGNKVTFPLGDLISALISFLAVAAVVYFVFVLPMNTFKAHVEARKGTPAEEPQEEPAAATETELLIEIRDLLARNSARE, encoded by the coding sequence ATGCTCAAAGGCTTCAAGGACTTCCTGCTCCGCGGCAACGTGATCGACCTGGCCGTCGCCGTCGTGATCGGCACGGCGTTCACGGCCATCGTCACCGCCGTCGTGAACAGCCTCATCAATCCGCTCGTCGCCCTCTTCTTCGAGGCCGATGCCGCCGGAGAGTTCGGCCCCACCGTCACCAACATCTACGGCAACAAGGTCACCTTCCCGCTCGGCGACCTGATCTCCGCGCTGATCAGCTTCCTCGCCGTGGCCGCCGTGGTCTACTTCGTCTTCGTTCTGCCGATGAACACCTTCAAGGCTCACGTCGAGGCCCGCAAGGGCACGCCGGCCGAGGAGCCGCAGGAGGAGCCGGCCGCAGCGACCGAGACCGAGCTGCTCATCGAGATCCGCGACCTACTGGCACGCAACAGCGCCCGGGAGTGA
- a CDS encoding FmdB family zinc ribbon protein, whose translation MPTYAYACRSCGHAFDAVQSFSDDALTVCPECGGELRKQYGSIGVTFNGSGFYRTDSRGGSGAKKDASASSKSESSSSTTAAPAAAPASS comes from the coding sequence ATGCCCACCTACGCCTATGCCTGCCGCTCCTGCGGCCACGCCTTCGACGCCGTGCAGAGCTTCTCCGACGACGCGCTGACGGTCTGCCCCGAGTGCGGCGGCGAGCTGCGCAAGCAGTACGGATCGATCGGCGTGACGTTCAACGGATCCGGCTTCTATCGGACCGACTCGCGGGGCGGGTCTGGAGCGAAGAAGGATGCTTCGGCATCATCGAAGTCTGAGTCGTCATCGAGCACGACCGCGGCGCCCGCTGCGGCACCGGCCTCTTCCTGA
- a CDS encoding 5-formyltetrahydrofolate cyclo-ligase: MSNDVEHEKRALRAELRERRQLLSDAQRESAASAIAERLDELIAELGAASISCFLSTTTEPGTRDFVKAAVRRGIRVLLPVTRADGLLDWAVASDDDEISEGLYGLPEPTGEVLGPIAVNDVDLMIIPAAAVDRTGMRMGWGRGYFDKTIGSMEKCPPVYAVIYDSEVLDSLPSEVHDQPVNGVVTPTQTLLLSPTRR; the protein is encoded by the coding sequence ATGTCGAACGACGTCGAGCACGAGAAGCGCGCGCTCCGCGCCGAACTCCGAGAGCGGCGACAGCTGCTGAGCGACGCCCAGCGCGAGAGCGCGGCATCCGCCATCGCCGAGCGTCTGGACGAGCTGATCGCCGAGCTCGGCGCCGCCTCCATCTCCTGCTTCCTGTCGACGACGACCGAACCGGGGACCAGGGACTTCGTGAAGGCCGCCGTGCGCCGCGGCATCCGCGTGCTGCTCCCCGTGACGCGGGCCGACGGACTGCTCGACTGGGCTGTCGCGAGCGACGACGACGAGATCTCCGAGGGCCTGTACGGGCTTCCCGAGCCCACCGGCGAGGTGCTCGGGCCGATCGCCGTGAACGACGTCGATCTCATGATCATCCCCGCTGCCGCAGTCGACCGCACCGGTATGCGCATGGGGTGGGGTCGCGGCTACTTCGACAAGACGATCGGATCGATGGAGAAGTGCCCGCCCGTCTACGCCGTGATCTATGATTCCGAGGTGCTCGACTCCCTGCCGAGCGAGGTGCACGACCAGCCGGTGAACGGTGTCGTGACACCGACCCAGACTCTTCTCCTGTCGCCCACGCGACGCTGA
- the galU gene encoding UTP--glucose-1-phosphate uridylyltransferase GalU — protein MGHQKIKAVIPAAGLGTRFLPATKAMPKEMLPVVDKPAIQYVVEEAAAAGIDDILVIIGRNKNAISNHFDSVPELEVKLMEKGDTGRLERVMKSSDLADIHFVRQGEPKGLGHAVLRARTHVGDSSFAVLLGDDLMDERDPLLTEMIAEHERTGAAVVALMEVDPSSIHMYGAAAVEELEGSDAVRVTGLVEKPAQEDAPSNLAIIGRYVLPASVFDVLERTEPGKGGEIQLTDALQELATDPDGPGVAGVIFRGRRYDTGDRVDYIKAIVQLAADRDDLGPELRPWLKDFAERL, from the coding sequence ATGGGCCACCAGAAGATCAAAGCCGTCATTCCCGCAGCCGGACTGGGAACACGATTCCTGCCGGCGACGAAGGCGATGCCGAAGGAGATGCTGCCGGTCGTCGACAAGCCCGCTATCCAGTACGTCGTCGAAGAGGCCGCCGCGGCAGGCATCGACGACATCCTCGTCATCATCGGGCGCAACAAGAACGCCATCTCCAACCACTTCGACTCCGTGCCGGAGCTCGAGGTGAAGCTCATGGAGAAGGGTGACACGGGCCGCCTCGAACGGGTCATGAAGTCCAGCGACCTCGCCGACATCCATTTCGTGCGTCAAGGGGAGCCCAAGGGGCTCGGGCACGCCGTGCTCCGCGCGCGCACCCACGTGGGCGACAGCTCGTTCGCCGTCCTCCTGGGCGACGACCTCATGGACGAGCGCGACCCGCTTCTCACCGAGATGATCGCCGAGCACGAGCGCACGGGCGCGGCCGTCGTCGCCCTCATGGAGGTCGACCCGTCGAGCATCCACATGTACGGAGCCGCCGCCGTCGAGGAGCTCGAGGGCTCGGATGCCGTGCGCGTCACCGGTCTGGTCGAGAAGCCCGCTCAGGAGGACGCCCCGTCGAACCTCGCCATCATCGGGCGGTACGTGCTGCCGGCATCCGTCTTCGACGTGCTCGAGCGCACGGAGCCGGGCAAGGGCGGCGAGATCCAGCTGACCGACGCGCTGCAGGAACTGGCGACCGATCCCGACGGCCCCGGCGTCGCCGGCGTGATCTTCCGCGGGCGTCGCTACGACACGGGCGACCGCGTCGACTACATCAAGGCCATCGTCCAGCTCGCCGCCGATCGCGACGACCTCGGTCCCGAGCTGCGGCCCTGGCTGAAGGACTTCGCGGAACGCCTCTAG
- a CDS encoding GNAT family protein, whose translation MRHGPVELRLVRSRDARPLQHELLSNRAWLQPWEATVPYGSVSFDMRLSIRRLLQQYRDGGGYPFVMEYDGEIAGQLNVWGVARGSLCSATIGYWVSERFAGRGITPTAVALATDACFTEYGLHRMEICIRPENAASLRIVQKLGFRYEGLRRRYIHIDGDWRDHYAFALTREDVPQGVLARWLSGQVPVHAADVPPSDRLSI comes from the coding sequence ATGCGGCACGGTCCGGTCGAGCTGCGCCTGGTCCGGTCGAGGGACGCGCGGCCGCTGCAGCACGAGCTGCTGTCGAACCGTGCCTGGCTGCAGCCCTGGGAGGCAACCGTGCCCTACGGCTCGGTGTCGTTCGACATGCGGCTCAGCATCCGCCGGCTCCTGCAGCAGTACCGCGACGGTGGGGGCTATCCGTTCGTGATGGAGTACGACGGCGAGATCGCGGGCCAGCTCAACGTCTGGGGCGTCGCCCGCGGCTCGCTGTGCTCTGCGACGATCGGCTACTGGGTCAGCGAGCGGTTCGCCGGCCGGGGGATCACCCCGACGGCGGTCGCTCTCGCGACCGACGCCTGCTTCACCGAGTACGGGCTGCATCGCATGGAGATCTGCATCCGCCCGGAGAACGCGGCGAGCCTGCGGATCGTGCAGAAGCTCGGCTTCCGCTACGAGGGGCTGCGTCGTCGGTACATCCACATCGACGGGGACTGGCGCGATCACTACGCTTTCGCGCTCACCCGGGAGGATGTCCCGCAGGGCGTGCTCGCGCGATGGCTCAGCGGGCAGGTGCCGGTGCATGCAGCGGACGTGCCGCCGTCGGACCGTCTCTCGATCTGA